The following coding sequences lie in one Musa acuminata AAA Group cultivar baxijiao chromosome BXJ3-1, Cavendish_Baxijiao_AAA, whole genome shotgun sequence genomic window:
- the LOC135628822 gene encoding two-component response regulator ORR1-like: MEEQVKKAGEEVDTIGGGGGEAVRVLVVDDSPSDRKIVEMLLKNSGGLFEVIAVESGEKAMEVLGLNGVTALLNDKNIDVILTDYCMPQMTGYDLLKAVKEHSSYPSIPVVMMSSENDPQRISRCQGDGAIDFILKPLKVKDVQRLRSYALGRTPISKSGTKRKLPVDWIAESSSYETCQCCAEVAVS; the protein is encoded by the exons ATGGAGGAGCAGGTGAAGAAAGCCGGGGAAGAGGTGGACACTATCGGGGGTGGCGGAGGGGAGGCGGTGAGAGTACTGGTGGTGGATGACTCCCCTTCGGACAGAAAGATAGTTGAGATGTTGCTCAAGAACAGTGGAGGGTTGTTTGAAG TTATTGCTGTTGAGTCGGGAGAGAAAGCAATGGAAGTTCTTGGCTTGAATGGAGTGACAGCCCTGCTTAAC GacaagaatattgatgtaattctaACTGACTATTGTATGCCACAAATGACTGGCTACGACCTTCTCAAGGCTGTCAAG GAGCACAGCAGCTACCCATCCATACCGGTAGTCATGATGTCATCTGAAAATGATCCTCAGAGAATCAGCAG GTGTCAAGGCGATGGAGCTATAGATTTTATCCTTAAGCCACTGAAAGTAAAAGACGTTCAGAGATTAAGAAGTTATGCTTTAGGGAGGACTCCGATATCCAAATCAGGTACCAAGAGGAAGTTGCCAGTAGATTGGATAGCTGAAAGCAGCAGCTATGAGACATGTCAATGCTGTGCTGAAGTTGCTGTGTCATAA